The following are from one region of the Juglans regia cultivar Chandler chromosome 10, Walnut 2.0, whole genome shotgun sequence genome:
- the LOC109010171 gene encoding apoptotic chromatin condensation inducer in the nucleus-like isoform X1, which yields MSSIYPILGNQPIDQWKVMELKEELKRRKLTTKGLKDDLIERLDDAIHTDMENVKKAVDNDLNCGSQHAVVAKGAQTIVVAAETANYVATHCGNKNNKPDNVAVQVDINDSVETFEQEKVEEHGLLGATDSARVEGELLVHTAAFESSTKVPEIVVSEVAFSGQDMENTETQKENRNSKPQLDNEYSNPRLANEDLKPQLENEDLKPRLENEDSNPKHENEDSMPQLENEDSKLQLENEGLKLPSGDVMLNCSTPDNQVSEVSPILGSQVKSDSISTDSVSINEKIELKDNVITDHVKLELDIVKPEMVEPSSSSVVPVGGESYPMDVGEPHENKSSNGGKDDNNATNAEISKKIDSTDVGFSEKLNLDRSFGDDSMEEDVLETKPIDWKNNSEKVEKESEKSGENENCPAASAEKRKLNAVFTDQVANNEPIKRQRRWNSDGLKVPEPHSTNSTPTTIPKDTFQTTPKDTFRSTGLKRSFSRSDSTNSDNTPKERVVPPSQKAPTNSLRIDRFLRPFTLKAVQELLDKTGSVASFWMDHIKTHCYVTYSSVEEAIETRNAVCNLQWPPKGGRLLLAEFVDPQEVKMRVEAPQTLAAPASAGPTIPPAPPTPQPQPSDQHRLQLPPPPPLPPPPPLSNPLQSRERVHLPPPPPLPEKLDPPVVTLDDLFRKTKATPRIYYLPLSEEQVAEKLALQGKSTKQ from the exons ATGTCATCAATCTATCCAATTCTTGGCAATCAACCAATTGATCAGTGGAAGGTTATGGAGCTGAAAGAGGAGCTTAAGAGAAGGAAATTGACAACCAAGGGTTTGAAGGATGATTTGATCGAACGTCTGGATGACGCTATTCACACTGATATGGAAAATGTTAAAAAGGCTGTGGATAATGATCTTAATTGTGGATCGCAACATGCTGTTGTTGCAAAAGGTGCACAGACAATAGTAGTTGCTGCAGAAACAGCTAACTATGTTGCAACTCATTGTGGTAACAAGAACAATAAACCAGATAATGTTGCGGTTCAAGTTGACATTAATGACAGTGTGGAAACCTTTGAGCAAGAAAAAGTTGAGGAACACGGCTTACTTGGTGCTACTGATTCTGCTAGGGTGGAAGGGGAGCTGCTTGTTCATACAGCTGCCTTTGAAAGTAGCACTAAAGTACCTGAGATTGTGGTCTCTGAGGTAGCATTTAGTGGGCAAGATATGGAGAACACTGAAACTCAAAAGGAGAACAGAAACTCAAAGCCCCAGCTGGATAATGAGTATTCAAATCCCCGGCTAGCCAATGAGGACTTAAAGCCCCAGCTGGAGAATGAGGACTTGAAGCCCCGGCTGGAGAATGAAGATTCAAATCCCAAGCATGAGAATGAGGATTCAATGCCCCAGCTTGAGAATGAGGATTCAAAGCTCCAGCTTGAGAATGAAGGTTTAAAGCTTCCATCCGGGGATGTCATGCTCAACTGTTCTACTCCAGACAACCAGGTATCTGAGGTCAGCCCTATTTTAGGGTCTCAAGTAAAATCCGATTCTATTTCTACTGATTCTGTGTCAATTAATGAAAAGATTGAACTAAAGGATAATGTAATTACTGATCATGTCAAATTAGAACTAGATATTGTTAAGCCTGAGATGGTGGAACCATCTTCCAGCAGTGTTGTCCCAGTTGGTGGTGAATCATATCCAATGGATGTTGGAGAGCCACATGAGAACAAGTCATCTAATGGAGGGAAAGATGACAACAATGCTACAAATGCAGAAATAAGTAAGAAAATTGATAGTACAGATGTAGGGTTTTCTGAAAAGTTGAATTTAGACCGGAGTTTTGGTGATGATTCCATGGAAGAGGATGTTCTGGAGACTAAACCAATTGATTGGAAGAATAATtctgaaaaagttgaaaaggagAGCGAGAAAAgtggagagaatgagaattgTCCAGCTGCATCTGCtgagaaaagaaaacttaatG CTGTCTTTACAGATCAAGTAGCAAATAATGAGCCAATTAAGAGGCAACGCAGGTGGAACTCTGATGGCCTCAAAGTTCCAGAGCCTCATAGCACTAATTCTACACCCACCACTATACCCAAGGACACTTTCCAGACTACTCCCAAGGACACTTTCCGGTCTACTGGTTTGAAACGTAGTTTCTCTAGATCAGACTCCACAAATAGTGATAATACACCCAAGGAACGTGTTG TTCCACCATCTCAAAAAGCTCCAACTAATTCGCTTAGAATTGATCGATTTCTGCGGCCCTTTACTTTGAAAGCAGTGCAAGAACTTCTCGACAAAACTGGAAGTGTTGCTAGTTTCTGGATGGATCACATCAAGACGCACTGCTATGTCACT TACTCATCGGTAGAAGAAGCCATAGAGACAAGGAATGCCGTGTGTAACTTACAGTGGCCTCCAAAGGGTGGGCGCCTCTTATTGGCCGAGTTTGTTGATCCTCAGGAAGTGAAAATGCGGGTGGAGGCTCCTCAAACTTTGGCTGCACCTGCCAGTGCTGGTCCTACTATTCCTCCAGCCCCTCCAACCCCACAGCCGCAGCCCTCTGATCAACACAGGCTACAGCTTCCACCCCCACCTCCTCTCCCTCCACCGCCACCTTTGTCTAACCCACTGCAGTCAAGAGAGCGGGTTCATCTTCCACCCCCACCTCCTCTTCCGGAGAAACTTGACCCTCCTGTTGTCACTTTAGATGATCTCTTTCGAAAAACCAAAGCGACGCCTCGGATCTACTATTTACCATTGTCAGAAGAACAAGTTGCAGAAAAACTTGCATTGCAGGGCAAAAGCACCAAGCAGTAG
- the LOC109010171 gene encoding apoptotic chromatin condensation inducer in the nucleus-like isoform X2 produces MSSIYPILGNQPIDQWKVMELKEELKRRKLTTKGLKDDLIERLDDAIHTDMENVKKAVDNDLNCGSQHAVVAKGAQTIVVAAETANYVATHCGNKNNKPDNVAVQVDINDSVETFEQEKVEEHGLLGATDSARVEGELLVHTAAFESSTKVPEIVVSEVAFSGQDMENTETQKENRNSKPQLDNEYSNPRLANEDLKPQLENEDLKPRLENEDSNPKHENEDSMPQLENEDSKLQLENEGLKLPSGDVMLNCSTPDNQVSEVSPILGSQVKSDSISTDSVSINEKIELKDNVITDHVKLELDIVKPEMVEPSSSSVVPVGGESYPMDVGEPHENKSSNGGKDDNNATNAEISKKIDSTDVGFSEKLNLDRSFGDDSMEEDVLETKPIDWKNNSEKVEKESEKSGENENCPAASAEKRKLNDQVANNEPIKRQRRWNSDGLKVPEPHSTNSTPTTIPKDTFQTTPKDTFRSTGLKRSFSRSDSTNSDNTPKERVVPPSQKAPTNSLRIDRFLRPFTLKAVQELLDKTGSVASFWMDHIKTHCYVTYSSVEEAIETRNAVCNLQWPPKGGRLLLAEFVDPQEVKMRVEAPQTLAAPASAGPTIPPAPPTPQPQPSDQHRLQLPPPPPLPPPPPLSNPLQSRERVHLPPPPPLPEKLDPPVVTLDDLFRKTKATPRIYYLPLSEEQVAEKLALQGKSTKQ; encoded by the exons ATGTCATCAATCTATCCAATTCTTGGCAATCAACCAATTGATCAGTGGAAGGTTATGGAGCTGAAAGAGGAGCTTAAGAGAAGGAAATTGACAACCAAGGGTTTGAAGGATGATTTGATCGAACGTCTGGATGACGCTATTCACACTGATATGGAAAATGTTAAAAAGGCTGTGGATAATGATCTTAATTGTGGATCGCAACATGCTGTTGTTGCAAAAGGTGCACAGACAATAGTAGTTGCTGCAGAAACAGCTAACTATGTTGCAACTCATTGTGGTAACAAGAACAATAAACCAGATAATGTTGCGGTTCAAGTTGACATTAATGACAGTGTGGAAACCTTTGAGCAAGAAAAAGTTGAGGAACACGGCTTACTTGGTGCTACTGATTCTGCTAGGGTGGAAGGGGAGCTGCTTGTTCATACAGCTGCCTTTGAAAGTAGCACTAAAGTACCTGAGATTGTGGTCTCTGAGGTAGCATTTAGTGGGCAAGATATGGAGAACACTGAAACTCAAAAGGAGAACAGAAACTCAAAGCCCCAGCTGGATAATGAGTATTCAAATCCCCGGCTAGCCAATGAGGACTTAAAGCCCCAGCTGGAGAATGAGGACTTGAAGCCCCGGCTGGAGAATGAAGATTCAAATCCCAAGCATGAGAATGAGGATTCAATGCCCCAGCTTGAGAATGAGGATTCAAAGCTCCAGCTTGAGAATGAAGGTTTAAAGCTTCCATCCGGGGATGTCATGCTCAACTGTTCTACTCCAGACAACCAGGTATCTGAGGTCAGCCCTATTTTAGGGTCTCAAGTAAAATCCGATTCTATTTCTACTGATTCTGTGTCAATTAATGAAAAGATTGAACTAAAGGATAATGTAATTACTGATCATGTCAAATTAGAACTAGATATTGTTAAGCCTGAGATGGTGGAACCATCTTCCAGCAGTGTTGTCCCAGTTGGTGGTGAATCATATCCAATGGATGTTGGAGAGCCACATGAGAACAAGTCATCTAATGGAGGGAAAGATGACAACAATGCTACAAATGCAGAAATAAGTAAGAAAATTGATAGTACAGATGTAGGGTTTTCTGAAAAGTTGAATTTAGACCGGAGTTTTGGTGATGATTCCATGGAAGAGGATGTTCTGGAGACTAAACCAATTGATTGGAAGAATAATtctgaaaaagttgaaaaggagAGCGAGAAAAgtggagagaatgagaattgTCCAGCTGCATCTGCtgagaaaagaaaacttaatG ATCAAGTAGCAAATAATGAGCCAATTAAGAGGCAACGCAGGTGGAACTCTGATGGCCTCAAAGTTCCAGAGCCTCATAGCACTAATTCTACACCCACCACTATACCCAAGGACACTTTCCAGACTACTCCCAAGGACACTTTCCGGTCTACTGGTTTGAAACGTAGTTTCTCTAGATCAGACTCCACAAATAGTGATAATACACCCAAGGAACGTGTTG TTCCACCATCTCAAAAAGCTCCAACTAATTCGCTTAGAATTGATCGATTTCTGCGGCCCTTTACTTTGAAAGCAGTGCAAGAACTTCTCGACAAAACTGGAAGTGTTGCTAGTTTCTGGATGGATCACATCAAGACGCACTGCTATGTCACT TACTCATCGGTAGAAGAAGCCATAGAGACAAGGAATGCCGTGTGTAACTTACAGTGGCCTCCAAAGGGTGGGCGCCTCTTATTGGCCGAGTTTGTTGATCCTCAGGAAGTGAAAATGCGGGTGGAGGCTCCTCAAACTTTGGCTGCACCTGCCAGTGCTGGTCCTACTATTCCTCCAGCCCCTCCAACCCCACAGCCGCAGCCCTCTGATCAACACAGGCTACAGCTTCCACCCCCACCTCCTCTCCCTCCACCGCCACCTTTGTCTAACCCACTGCAGTCAAGAGAGCGGGTTCATCTTCCACCCCCACCTCCTCTTCCGGAGAAACTTGACCCTCCTGTTGTCACTTTAGATGATCTCTTTCGAAAAACCAAAGCGACGCCTCGGATCTACTATTTACCATTGTCAGAAGAACAAGTTGCAGAAAAACTTGCATTGCAGGGCAAAAGCACCAAGCAGTAG